The Pigmentiphaga aceris DNA segment CCGGTGGCGGTGCTGCTGGTGTGGTTCGGGCTGTCACGCGGCATTGCCCCGCTCAATGCCTTGCAGGCGCGATTGCGCGCGCGCCGCCCGGACGACCTGTCGCCGATCAACGAGCGCGAAGCCCCCCAGGAAATCGCCCCGCTGGTTGCCGCCATGAACGATCTGCTGGCGCGCCAGGCGGCCAACGTCCAGGCACAGCGCCGGTTTGTGGCCGACGCTGCGCACCAGATGAAAACCCCGCTGGCGGGTTTGCGCACCCAGGCCGAACTGGCGCTGCGCAATGCCAGCCCCGAAGACATGCAAGCCAGCCTGCGCCAACTGATCACCAGTTCGGAACGCACCACCCGCTTGGTGAACCAGCTGCTGGCCTTGGCCCGCGCAGAAGATCCCGGCCGCAGCCGCGCTGGTTTCGTTGATGTCGATATGCAAGGCATTGCGCGCGATCAGACGCTCAACTGGGTGGCCGAAGCCATGAACCGGCAGATCGATCTGGGCCTGGAAAGTGACGAGACACCCTTGCAGGTCGAAGGCAATCCCCTGCTGCTGGCAGAACTGCTGAACAACCTGATCGACAACGCGCTGCGCTACACCCCCGCCGGCGGGACGGTCACGGTTCGTCTATATGGGGAAGGCGATCAGGTCGTCCTGGAAGTCGACGACTCAGGCCCTGGCATCCCCGAAAGCGAACGGCTGCGGGTGTTCGACCGCTTCTACCGGATTCTGGGCACGACAGCCGACGGCAGCGGCCTGGGCCTGGCCATCGTGCGCGAAATCGCCCTGCGACACGGCGGAAGCGTGACGATTGCGGGAAACTCCCAAGAACCGCAGTCGAACCAGCCGGGAACCCGCATGATCACTCGCTTTCCGCGCTTTTTGCCCTCGGCCTGAAACGGCCTGACAGCCGCGTTCAGCATTTCGTAAGCACATCGTCAGTATCGAGTCAGACACCCTTCCTACTCTGTCTTCAGTCTGGCCCTGCCGGGTCGGGAAGGCTCCGCAATTCCAACACTATCAAGCGGAATCGAATCCAGGGAGATGGATGTCATGAGCACAATCAGCGCCCGTGCGGACGCAAGCGGTCAGCCGCGTCCGATGACCAAGGAAGAGCGAAAAGTGATTTTCGCTTCGTCATTAGGCACGGTTTTCGAGTGGTACGACTTTTATCTATACGGTTCGCTCGCGGCGATCATTGCACGCCATTTCTTCTCGGGCGTGAATGAAACTGCAGCATTCATCTTTGCCTTGATGGCCTTCGCGGCCGGTTTTGCCGTTCGACCCTTCGGTGCACTGGTATTCGGTCGCCTGGGTGACCTGGTTGGCCGCAAGCACACCTTCCTGATCACCATCTTGCTGATGGGCGTGTCCACCTTCCTGGTGGGTATCTTGCCGGCTTACGCCTCGATTGGTATCACTGCCCCGATCATTCTGATCGTGCTGCGGCTGGTCCAGGGCCTGGCGCTCGGTGGCGAGTACGGTGGCGCAGCAACCTACGTTGCCGAGCACGCGCCGCACGGCAAGCGCGGTTTCTACACCAGCTGGATCCAGACTACCGCCACGCTTGGACTGTTCCTGTCCCTGCTGGTGATCCTGGGCGTTCGCACCTGGCTGGGTGAAGATGCCTTCATCGCCTGGGGATGGCGCATTCCGTTCCTGGTGTCGATCGTGCTGCTTGGCATTTCCGTCTGGATCCGCCTGCAACTGAGCGAATCGCCTGCCTTCAAGCGCATGAAGGAAGAAGGCACGGTCTCGAAGGCACCGCTGAAGGAATCCTTCGGTCAGTGGGGCAATCTGAAGCTGGTGCTGCTGGCACTGTTCGGCCTGACCGCTGGTCAAGCCGTGGTCTGGTACACGGGACAGTTCTACGCGCTGTTCTTCCTGACCCAGACACTGAAGGTAGAGGCGACCACCGCCAATATCTACATTGCCATCGCGCTGCTGCTGGGTACGCCGTTCTTTGTGGTGTTCGGGATTCTGTCTGACAAGATCGGTCGCAAACCGATCATTCTGGCGGGCTGCCTGCTGGCCATCCTGACCTACTTCCCGGTGTTCAAGGCGATTACGCACTACGCCAATCCGGCACTGGAAACCGCCCAGGCCAATGCGCCGGTAGTGGTGGTGGCCGACCCGAAGACCTGCTCATTCCAGTTCAACCCGGTCGGCACCGCGCAGTTCGTCACGTCTTGCGACCTTGCCAAATCCTTCCTGGCAGCCAATTCGGTCAACTACGACAACCAGGCGGCTGCGCCGGGAAGCGTGGCGCAGATCAAGATTGGCGACAAGGTCATCACGTCCTTTGAAGGTCGTGGCCTGTCGGCAGACGAGCTGAAGACACGCACGGCAGACCTGCGCAAGAACCTGACCGATGGCATTCGCGCCGCAGGCTACCCGGCCAAGGCAGACCCGGCGAAGATCAATCCCGTGGTCACGGTTGCTTTGCTGACCTACCTGGTCTTGCTGGTAACGATGGTGTACGGGCCGATTGCGGCGATGCTGGTGGAAATGTTCCCGACGCGTATCCGCTACACCTCAATGAGTCTGCCGTATCACATTGGTAACGGTTGGTTCGGCGGGTTCCTGCCCACGACCTCGTTTGCCATCGTCGCGGCCACCGGCAATATCTATAGTGGCCTGTGGTATCCGATCGTGATCGCTGCCATGACCTTGGTGATCGGCACGCTCTTCGTACGAGAAACCAAGAACAATCGCATCGAAGACTGATCTTTCTTGCGCCAGACCGTCCGTCGGCAAGCCCGGCGGACATTGAACGGCCCCCGACGGCCCCCGCTTGGGGGCCGTTTTTTTACACTTGTTTAGATACATTCATGGATGTATATTTCAACTCCTGCCATGGCAGCAATATTGACGCCGCCTTTGCCGCACTGCACCATTCAATACCTACACTGGCTCAGTCATCCTTCAGCAAGAAAGGGTGGCGTATCGTCATTGGCCATTACCGATTCCGTTTATTTTCCCGAGGCGTTTGATGCTCGTTCCCCGACACACTCTGCGACTGACCACGGCAGCCTGCCTGGTTGCTCTGACCACTTTGGCCGCATGCGGCAAAAAGGCGGAGCAAGCGCCTGCTGCCCCGCCAGCCCCCGTGAAAGTGGGCGTGGTCACGCTGCAACCCCAGCAATACGCCTTGAACAACGAACTGCCTGGCCGGACTTCCGCCTTTGTGGTGGCAGAAGTGCGCCCGCAGGTAGGCGGCGTGATTCAAAAGCGCCTGTTCACTGAAGGCACGGACGTCAAGGCCGGCCAACAGCTCTATCAGATCAATCCCGAGGTCTATCAAGCTTCGCTGGAAAGCGCGCGTGCGTCGCTGGCCCGGGCGGAAGCCAATGTGGCCGCCACCTCGTCGCGCGCCAAGCGCTACCAGGAACTGGTGGCAATCAACGCCATCAGCAAGCAGGAATTTGACGACACCAGCGCCACGCTGAAGCAGAACCAGGCCGATGTAGCCTCGGCGCGTGCAGCGGTGGAATCGGCACGCATCAATGTGGCCTACACCCGCGTGACCGCACCGATCTCCGGTCGCATCGGCATGTCGACGGTGACCCAGGGTGCGCTGGTCACGGCGAACCAGACCAACGCGTTGACGACTATCCATCAACTTGATCCCATCTACGTTGATCTTTCTCAATCAAGCACGCAATTGTTGAAGCTGAGACGTGATCTGGCTACTGGCAAGCTGCAAAGTGCCGGCCAGGACAAAGCGCGGGTGAAGCTGGTGCTGGAAGACGGCACCGTCTACGGCCAGGAAGGCGAGCTGCAATTCGCCAGCGTCGTGGTCGACCCGACCACCTCGGGCGTGACGCTGCGTGCCGTGTTCCCGAATCCGAAGCAGGAATTGCTGCCGGGCATGTTCGTGCGCGCCCGCCTGACCGAAGCGGTCGATGACAACGCCCTGCTGGTACCGCAGCAAGGCGTCACGCGTGACCAGAAGGGTCGTCCGACAGCACTCGTCGTCAACGCCGAGAACAAGGTCGAAATTCGCCAGCTCGAAGCCGGCCAGGCTGTTGGTGACAAGTGGGTGATCCAGTCTGGCCTGAAGGCTGGCGACCGCGTGATCGTCGAAGGCGTGCAACGCGTGAAGGCGGGTGCCACGGTTGAAGCGGTTCCTGCCGCGATTGCCGCCCCGGCTGCTGGTACGCCAGCGCCTGCGGCCGCCCCG contains these protein-coding regions:
- a CDS encoding sensor histidine kinase — translated: MLAPLFLLWPMSVAITYVVAQAIANAPYDRGLANNVLVLAQQVRQVDGRASLRLPLPATDMLRADATDSVFYLVLGSRGEHLGGDRELPLPPELEPPLPGVIQYRDDVLRGFGIRIAYTWVDLRGTDGAQPALVQVAETLEKRAQLANEIIKGVIIPQFIVLPVAVLLVWFGLSRGIAPLNALQARLRARRPDDLSPINEREAPQEIAPLVAAMNDLLARQAANVQAQRRFVADAAHQMKTPLAGLRTQAELALRNASPEDMQASLRQLITSSERTTRLVNQLLALARAEDPGRSRAGFVDVDMQGIARDQTLNWVAEAMNRQIDLGLESDETPLQVEGNPLLLAELLNNLIDNALRYTPAGGTVTVRLYGEGDQVVLEVDDSGPGIPESERLRVFDRFYRILGTTADGSGLGLAIVREIALRHGGSVTIAGNSQEPQSNQPGTRMITRFPRFLPSA
- a CDS encoding efflux RND transporter periplasmic adaptor subunit, with the translated sequence MLVPRHTLRLTTAACLVALTTLAACGKKAEQAPAAPPAPVKVGVVTLQPQQYALNNELPGRTSAFVVAEVRPQVGGVIQKRLFTEGTDVKAGQQLYQINPEVYQASLESARASLARAEANVAATSSRAKRYQELVAINAISKQEFDDTSATLKQNQADVASARAAVESARINVAYTRVTAPISGRIGMSTVTQGALVTANQTNALTTIHQLDPIYVDLSQSSTQLLKLRRDLATGKLQSAGQDKARVKLVLEDGTVYGQEGELQFASVVVDPTTSGVTLRAVFPNPKQELLPGMFVRARLTEAVDDNALLVPQQGVTRDQKGRPTALVVNAENKVEIRQLEAGQAVGDKWVIQSGLKAGDRVIVEGVQRVKAGATVEAVPAAIAAPAAGTPAPAAAPATPAPAPTK
- a CDS encoding MFS transporter gives rise to the protein MSTISARADASGQPRPMTKEERKVIFASSLGTVFEWYDFYLYGSLAAIIARHFFSGVNETAAFIFALMAFAAGFAVRPFGALVFGRLGDLVGRKHTFLITILLMGVSTFLVGILPAYASIGITAPIILIVLRLVQGLALGGEYGGAATYVAEHAPHGKRGFYTSWIQTTATLGLFLSLLVILGVRTWLGEDAFIAWGWRIPFLVSIVLLGISVWIRLQLSESPAFKRMKEEGTVSKAPLKESFGQWGNLKLVLLALFGLTAGQAVVWYTGQFYALFFLTQTLKVEATTANIYIAIALLLGTPFFVVFGILSDKIGRKPIILAGCLLAILTYFPVFKAITHYANPALETAQANAPVVVVADPKTCSFQFNPVGTAQFVTSCDLAKSFLAANSVNYDNQAAAPGSVAQIKIGDKVITSFEGRGLSADELKTRTADLRKNLTDGIRAAGYPAKADPAKINPVVTVALLTYLVLLVTMVYGPIAAMLVEMFPTRIRYTSMSLPYHIGNGWFGGFLPTTSFAIVAATGNIYSGLWYPIVIAAMTLVIGTLFVRETKNNRIED